Proteins from one Candidatus Sulfotelmatobacter sp. genomic window:
- a CDS encoding DUF885 domain-containing protein, producing MKPAWIRRSDELAQAVVALYTRASPEASSQMGLPQADAFTADLDTGWRARLDADVAHASAVMAAARSSETDPRVLEDVTILERAIETVRSAVAVADAQLLEVIDVVRTEFGGLRVLLDEQNPPERKALALARLRRYAGFEPGVPAFAQAAERETRTRLARTDLVGPYVVEVQTTLALGPVLLDGIGEMLRDSALTGWEEPYAALRTQAEAYLRFVAAELLPRARHDHRLPPDVYATALVRVGVDIAPAELATRAHAAFDALQAEMQALAPAVAAAHGITATDYRDVIRALKREQIHGDAEAIVDFYRRRLEEIEAVVRRERLVTLPDRPARIRIASLAESAEMPAAHMNPAPLIGNTGQVGEFVLPLDVPPAPGSNGTERSDDFTHDAVTWTLTAHEARPGHEVQFDRMLDGQLSLARAAFAFNSVNVEGWALYAEQIVLPYMPPAGQLCSLQMRLHRAARAFLDPELQSGAITPADAQAFLEREIVYSPTFARSEVERYTFRAPGQATSYFYGYTTFVALRAEVEALLGARFDACAFHDFILDQGLLPPATLREAVLRRFAAQER from the coding sequence GTGAAACCCGCATGGATCCGTCGCAGCGACGAGCTCGCCCAAGCCGTCGTCGCCCTCTATACGCGCGCGTCGCCGGAGGCCAGCTCGCAGATGGGGCTGCCGCAGGCCGACGCCTTCACCGCCGACCTCGACACGGGCTGGCGCGCGCGTCTGGACGCCGACGTCGCGCACGCGAGCGCCGTCATGGCGGCCGCGCGGAGCAGCGAAACCGACCCGCGCGTCCTCGAGGACGTGACCATCCTCGAGCGGGCGATCGAGACGGTGCGCAGCGCGGTCGCCGTCGCCGATGCCCAGCTGCTCGAAGTGATCGACGTCGTGCGCACGGAGTTCGGCGGCCTGCGCGTCCTGCTCGACGAGCAGAACCCGCCCGAGCGCAAAGCGCTGGCGCTGGCGCGGCTGCGCCGTTACGCCGGCTTCGAGCCCGGCGTCCCCGCCTTCGCGCAAGCGGCCGAACGCGAGACGCGTACCCGGCTGGCGCGCACCGATCTGGTCGGACCGTACGTCGTCGAGGTGCAGACCACGCTGGCGCTCGGCCCGGTGCTGCTCGACGGCATCGGCGAGATGCTGCGCGACTCGGCGCTGACCGGTTGGGAGGAGCCGTACGCGGCGTTGCGCACGCAGGCCGAGGCGTACCTGCGCTTCGTCGCCGCCGAGCTGTTGCCGCGTGCGCGCCACGATCACCGGCTCCCGCCCGACGTCTACGCGACCGCCCTCGTCCGCGTCGGCGTCGACATCGCGCCAGCCGAGCTGGCGACGCGCGCGCACGCCGCGTTCGACGCGCTGCAGGCGGAGATGCAAGCGCTCGCGCCGGCGGTCGCCGCCGCGCACGGCATCACCGCCACCGACTACCGCGACGTCATCCGGGCGCTCAAGCGCGAGCAGATCCACGGCGACGCCGAAGCGATCGTGGACTTCTATCGCCGCCGGCTCGAGGAGATCGAAGCCGTGGTACGGCGCGAACGCTTGGTGACGCTGCCCGACCGGCCCGCGCGCATCCGCATCGCCAGCCTCGCCGAGAGCGCCGAGATGCCGGCCGCGCACATGAACCCCGCGCCGCTGATCGGCAACACCGGACAGGTCGGCGAGTTCGTGCTTCCGCTCGACGTCCCGCCGGCACCCGGCAGCAACGGCACCGAACGCAGCGACGACTTCACCCACGACGCGGTGACCTGGACGCTGACCGCGCACGAAGCGCGGCCCGGGCACGAAGTGCAGTTCGACCGCATGCTGGACGGCCAGCTCTCGCTGGCGCGCGCGGCGTTCGCCTTCAACTCGGTCAACGTCGAGGGCTGGGCGCTCTACGCCGAGCAGATCGTGCTGCCGTACATGCCGCCCGCCGGCCAGCTGTGCTCGCTGCAGATGCGGCTCCACCGCGCGGCGCGCGCGTTCCTCGACCCCGAGCTGCAGAGCGGCGCCATCACGCCGGCCGACGCGCAGGCCTTCCTCGAGCGCGAGATCGTCTACTCACCGACCTTCGCCCGCAGCGAGGTCGAGCGGTACACCTTCCGCGCACCGGGTCAGGCGACGTCGTACTTCTACGGGTACACGACCTTCGTCGCGTTGCGCGCCGAGGTCGAAGCGCTGCTCGGCGCGCGCTTCGACGCCTGCGCGTTCCACGATTTCATCCTCGACCAGGGACTG
- a CDS encoding peptide ABC transporter substrate-binding protein, with product MRRALAAIAAIVLIAANPSAAATRHPWTEPGHLRIGVERTLDNLDPLLSGQAGVTDVAQFLFSGLIRYDDRGEAIPDGATVVPTRANGGISPDGKTITYHLRPNLRFSDGVPVTADDVVFTWQQDMNPRNNVPFHFPYDQAKSVVARDAHTVVVHLFAPSAPFVAGFFRCGTQGVILPKHLLAGHDLNQDPFSLHPVGSGPFMVAAYTPNVVLEMVPNPYWYGGKTGLQRVTYRIITSENTLLIALRTHDLDFYWGAPEQQLAQLRATPDVRVVAHAFDSYEMLVFGARRQPFSDPVLRHAVARAIDWKAIARTVYLDVDLPDWGDIFPRSWAYTPQPDPNAYDPAAARALLDRAGWKTGPDGVRVRDGRRLTAEITTVAGVIPRENAEVLIQQQLRAVGIELTVRNAPANLLFAPIGAGGLFAGGKFDLGIFAWTPFPDPDDTQTAGPDSLPPHGGNYSGVVDAELGRLQRAADATYDRARRRALYAQVERRLGAALPYHTLVWRANVDAWNDDLSGVRPAPALSDFWNVGTWTL from the coding sequence GTGCGCCGCGCGCTGGCCGCCATCGCCGCGATCGTGCTGATCGCGGCGAACCCGTCCGCCGCGGCGACGCGGCATCCGTGGACGGAACCCGGCCACCTGCGCATCGGCGTCGAACGCACGCTCGACAACCTCGATCCGCTGCTCTCGGGCCAAGCCGGCGTCACCGACGTCGCGCAGTTCCTCTTCAGCGGGCTGATCCGCTACGACGACCGCGGCGAAGCGATCCCCGACGGCGCGACGGTGGTGCCGACCCGCGCGAACGGCGGCATCAGCCCCGACGGGAAGACGATCACCTATCACCTGCGGCCGAACCTGCGCTTCTCCGACGGCGTCCCGGTGACGGCCGACGACGTCGTGTTCACTTGGCAGCAGGACATGAACCCGCGCAACAACGTGCCGTTCCACTTTCCCTACGATCAAGCGAAGAGCGTCGTCGCGCGCGACGCGCACACCGTCGTCGTCCACCTCTTCGCACCCTCGGCGCCGTTCGTCGCCGGCTTCTTCCGCTGCGGCACGCAGGGCGTGATCCTGCCGAAGCATCTGCTCGCGGGCCACGACCTCAACCAGGACCCGTTCAGCCTGCACCCCGTCGGCAGCGGTCCCTTCATGGTCGCCGCCTACACGCCCAACGTCGTGCTCGAGATGGTCCCCAACCCGTACTGGTACGGCGGCAAGACGGGCCTGCAACGCGTCACCTACCGCATCATCACCAGCGAGAATACGCTGCTGATCGCGCTGCGCACCCACGACCTGGACTTCTACTGGGGCGCGCCCGAGCAGCAGCTCGCGCAGCTGCGGGCGACGCCCGACGTGCGTGTGGTCGCGCACGCGTTCGACTCGTACGAGATGCTGGTCTTCGGCGCTCGCCGCCAACCGTTCTCCGATCCGGTGCTGCGGCACGCCGTCGCACGCGCCATCGATTGGAAGGCGATCGCACGCACCGTGTACCTCGACGTCGACCTCCCGGATTGGGGCGACATCTTCCCGCGCTCTTGGGCCTACACGCCGCAGCCCGATCCCAACGCCTACGATCCGGCCGCCGCCCGCGCGCTGCTCGATCGCGCCGGCTGGAAGACCGGTCCCGATGGCGTCCGCGTGCGCGACGGCCGGCGCTTGACCGCCGAGATCACGACGGTGGCGGGCGTGATCCCGCGCGAGAACGCCGAAGTGCTCATCCAGCAGCAGCTGCGCGCGGTCGGGATCGAGCTGACGGTGCGCAACGCGCCGGCCAACCTGTTGTTCGCGCCGATCGGCGCCGGCGGCCTGTTCGCCGGCGGAAAGTTCGACTTGGGAATCTTCGCCTGGACGCCGTTTCCCGATCCCGACGACACGCAGACCGCCGGCCCCGACTCGCTGCCGCCGCACGGCGGTAACTATTCGGGCGTCGTCGACGCGGAGCTCGGCCGGCTGCAGCGCGCCGCCGACGCGACCTACGATCGCGCGCGGCGGCGCGCGCTCTACGCGCAGGTCGAACGCCGCCTCGGCGCGGCGCTCCCGTACCACACGCTCGTCTGGCGTGCGAACGTCGACGCATGGAACGACGACCTGAGCGGCGTACGTCCGGCCCCAGCCCTGAGCGACTTCTGGAACGTAGGAACCTGGACACTGTGA
- a CDS encoding DEAD/DEAH box helicase — protein sequence MELHDASPAVSARPRRRTAHENAQPIAAPRAPHLRPYQVEAQQAILEHRARGVRSQLVSLATGLGKTVIIATLPKLLSLRPGDVTLVVAHRDELIEQIVDKMRVENPDALIGVEKAERRASEECSIVVATVQTLAEKRLDEFVARFKRRIALFVIDEAHHAAAPSYRAIVDAVLGQRPEAMVMGFTATPNRGDGVRLVDVFEKIVYTMDARKAIDAGYLVPVKSYAVATTTNLDDVASRGGDFVIGQLAAAVNTVDRNKRIVMSYKQHTPGLKALVFTASVEHARDVAEEFVEYGVRAEWASGETPRDERERIVREFRGDGIDVLVNCGLYLEGFDVPSVQVILNARPTKSTTLYTQITGRALRPVDEIAHGLSKTSSALERRELIEKSVKPAAVVIDLVDQAQRHQLVTVPSLYGLPPHIDAQGRMTAQVADKFEELLRRDPKRAAKVRSAEEIETALVEIDAFAAPREIKPTWQAIDPIEHWRLELPPTRIALDRRGRAIPDFATKWDQWVTEARRIAPHEDAERFAARMLTVDPKSVRWEKRRIDVKRDGEKYVTLFSTEDLPERVIEVSSSLPGALGSAYQRVDEMLSGYTAIPVKGAAPVPARAGTAPAEKPTNGNGAGGGRRRRGRRSRSRNG from the coding sequence ATGGAACTACACGACGCGTCGCCGGCCGTTTCTGCACGGCCCCGGCGCCGCACGGCGCACGAAAACGCCCAGCCGATCGCGGCACCACGGGCGCCACATCTGCGTCCGTATCAAGTCGAAGCGCAACAAGCGATTCTCGAGCACCGCGCGCGCGGCGTTCGCAGTCAACTCGTCTCGCTGGCCACCGGCCTGGGCAAGACGGTCATCATCGCGACGCTTCCCAAACTGCTCTCGCTGCGACCGGGTGACGTGACGCTGGTCGTCGCGCATCGCGACGAGCTGATCGAGCAGATCGTCGACAAGATGCGCGTCGAGAACCCCGACGCGCTGATCGGCGTCGAGAAGGCCGAGCGGCGCGCATCCGAAGAGTGCTCGATCGTCGTCGCAACGGTGCAGACGCTGGCGGAGAAACGGCTCGACGAGTTCGTGGCGCGCTTCAAGCGCCGCATCGCGCTGTTCGTCATCGACGAGGCCCACCACGCGGCGGCGCCCTCGTACCGCGCGATCGTCGACGCGGTCCTCGGCCAGCGGCCCGAAGCGATGGTCATGGGGTTCACCGCGACCCCCAACCGCGGCGACGGGGTCCGGCTGGTCGACGTCTTCGAGAAGATCGTCTACACGATGGACGCCCGCAAGGCGATCGACGCGGGCTACCTGGTCCCGGTCAAATCCTACGCGGTCGCGACCACCACCAACCTCGACGACGTCGCCTCACGGGGCGGCGATTTCGTGATCGGTCAGCTGGCGGCGGCGGTCAACACCGTCGACCGCAACAAGCGGATCGTGATGTCCTACAAACAGCACACGCCGGGGCTCAAGGCGCTGGTCTTCACCGCCTCGGTCGAGCACGCGCGCGACGTCGCCGAGGAGTTCGTCGAGTACGGCGTGCGCGCCGAGTGGGCCTCGGGCGAGACCCCGCGCGACGAGCGAGAGCGGATCGTGCGCGAGTTCCGCGGCGACGGCATCGACGTGCTGGTCAACTGCGGCCTCTACCTCGAGGGCTTCGACGTCCCGTCGGTCCAGGTGATCCTCAACGCGCGACCGACCAAGTCGACCACCCTCTACACGCAGATCACCGGGCGCGCGCTGCGCCCGGTCGACGAGATCGCCCACGGTCTCTCGAAGACCAGCTCGGCCCTCGAGCGCCGCGAGCTGATCGAGAAGTCGGTCAAGCCCGCCGCGGTCGTCATCGATCTGGTCGACCAGGCGCAGCGCCACCAGCTGGTCACCGTTCCTTCCTTGTATGGCCTGCCGCCGCACATCGACGCGCAAGGCCGCATGACCGCGCAGGTGGCCGACAAGTTCGAGGAGCTGCTGCGCCGCGATCCCAAGCGCGCCGCCAAGGTCCGTTCGGCGGAAGAGATCGAGACCGCGCTGGTCGAGATCGACGCCTTCGCCGCGCCGCGCGAGATCAAGCCGACCTGGCAGGCCATCGACCCGATCGAACACTGGCGCCTCGAGCTGCCGCCCACCCGCATCGCGCTCGACCGGCGCGGCCGCGCGATCCCCGACTTCGCGACCAAATGGGATCAGTGGGTGACCGAAGCGCGGCGCATCGCGCCGCACGAGGACGCCGAGCGGTTCGCCGCGCGGATGCTGACCGTCGACCCCAAGAGCGTGCGCTGGGAGAAGCGCCGCATCGACGTCAAGCGCGACGGCGAGAAGTACGTCACGCTGTTCTCGACCGAAGATCTGCCCGAGCGGGTGATCGAGGTCAGCTCCTCGCTCCCCGGCGCGCTCGGCAGCGCGTATCAGCGCGTCGACGAGATGCTCTCGGGCTACACCGCGATCCCGGTCAAGGGCGCCGCGCCGGTCCCCGCGCGCGCCGGCACGGCGCCGGCCGAGAAGCCCACGAACGGCAACGGCGCCGGTGGCGGACGCCGCCGGCGCGGTCGACGCAGCCGCTCGCGCAACGGCTGA